GTTTGCCTTTCCAACGACTGACACCTCGTAAACTATTCCAATTTGCTGGTAAATCCAGCCGTTATCGTTCGTCTTGTAGGCTGTCACGGATCGAGTTCTGGTTGCCACGTGTTACGCCAAATGCGATGGTCCTTGCGAGGTTCCTCACGGTCTGGCCGTGACCTTTGTCACACTGAATCGCAACAAACCTAAGGAAataccataaaccgaatctgtttagtttcatttctattcacaaaagtattttcggtttacggaTGGTCCTTGTGCATTTTGCACGCTCTTaccaattacggagaaagcgggtgccTAGCGAAATAGCAGGCTTTTtccatgaacaaggatgcccacgAGCCACATCtgcttttctttgttttcatagtttcatttattgaccaatgggcatcgcggatcgttaccttcacttttctatcgaaaagtgTAAACGATGAATcagcgttcttagttcaaaagggcaGTTTTCCTCCTTGATAGTACGAGACGGATCTGCGACAGTTCTTGTGatctttttgtaataaaaacatAACCGTGACCAATAAAGACAGTCATTTACTGAATCTTTTGGTTATCAGTTAAAATCACGCGACAAGGCAGGTACCGTCGTTCGTCATCAACCCccgaagataaaaatatatattgtaatatcgaCACTTTGGCGAAACTTCGCGACATTAAATTTACTTCGAATTTCTAGAAGTTGAACGTCGTTGAACAGCATTTTACATTTCGTACGAACGATATTTTCTTGGAATTCTACGCGTAGCTTAATCCGTATACCTGAGGGATTTATTGCAGGTTTGGGTTTTTCCGGATTACGGTTAGAGCAGGCAAGGCGATAAAACAAACGATTCGGTGTTGGATTCGTGCGAATAGCAGGCAAggatttaatttctattacgGTCAGTTATTATActtgttttaattattgtgtttcattaatttttttataatttagatCGTCTTACATTTAAGTAAAATTCAGGGTACCGAGGATCGTAGAAATTAATACCTGCTTTCTAACGagaattaatacaattttcgtTCAAAATCTTGCAATTCAAAACTATTAGAAGATAcacatttgaaaaatataaattgaaacaaCGTTGAGGCGTAGAAAATTTGAGGattcgaaaaatatatgttagaaattttctcttattcttattattattttttttctctttatgcTTTATATACTTTATCGGCTTTATCGTTGTTCGTTCAAATGGTTGctggaaaatttcaaatgcACCGTAAAATAAATCGAGCGTGAAAATTTTCATGGCCCCGTACGAATTAATTCTCGGAAGGACCAGACAACGAGAACGTCGATACTCCCTTACAAAAGAAAACAGGGACAAAAGAGTACTCTGGCAGTAGACGAAGATAATTAACGACCGATGCTAGCCGCGCCGAATGAAACGAACGCGTTTTCCATACGACAGATTACGTTTTCGATGCATCGTTTTCAACGTGAGTTTCTGTATTCACCGGCTGTTCACGTGCACGACTAACGATCAACAGAATCGAGGTATCTGTCGCGATTCAACCGTACCGTGTTACAAATTGCTACTGCATCTGCCAACTCCGTTTATCTTTattatgattttataatagatcctgtcttttcttttctttttcaaatagtCTTTTTCATATCTCAGTATCGATAGCACAATCTACTTGTTgattatatgtaaaatactttGTTTGTTCTCGCTGTTTCATGTAAAGCACGATCAACGCTCATGTTTTATCtactgtttcttttattttgatattgcTAATTAAATATCGACACGCTTTAGCGCTCGACGGAGATAATTTTGTTTAGATGGTTTTTATTATGGGATAGTGAAataatctcttttttttttgttatagaAAAAACGATTTATACTTTGCGATTTCTTCCGTCGTTCTTTCTTTATGGAGACTCATTTTAAtctaattatagtataattacGCACTGgatttctacgtttctttcgCAAGCGCGTGGTACAGTGACTTCATAATTTCGATGATGCACATCTTGGCGAGATAATTTCGCGAAGAAATGGGCTAACATGGATGAGATTGAAACGTAGtaacgaatttttataaaggCGATGATAATCGTATCGCGATGAACGCGTGTATCGCGggataataaaatgatttcCGCCATGTGCGTTACGTAGACACCGAAGATAAAACGTTTCTATTTTAACTGATGCGTTTGTTGCGCGTGCCAATTACTCTTGTCACAAAACTGTGAGCAGTAAATAAAGGACGAAGCTTATTTCATACTCTTCcttttacgaattttatttctacatttttttacTTCTAATTTATTAAGGAATAAATTTTGCTTTTCGAACAGTGTCCGAGAGGATTGGAATTTAGTTAGAAATCATCAATCATTTttgctaataaaataaatatcattaaaattaaataaatataaaaatatttaggaTCTTCCTATCGATTACAATATTCgcgatttaattataaattgcaagcatcgtcgataaaatcgtaaaattacaagaaaagaaattttcagtGAACAGGAAAACAATAATCTTCGAAACTGCTctcgatgaaaagaaaattcgtCGATCTTCGGTATCTTTCTCTTCGTGAATTTTTACGAAGATAAGTtagcataattttatttcgttcttcCTTGTAAAAGGAAActcaacaatttttaatacctTCAGATCGTCCTTCTATCAAGACAATAATTACAAACGTACAACATAAAATCTAAGAAGAAACGTAGgagaattacatatttttcaacttGAGGAAGATATCCATCGCTACTATTCTTCCTTTGCTTTCTGTAATTATTGGGATTTTCTATTTACGTTGCTTGGCCattgatagaataaaataataaagagaCAGTACGTAAAAACACCGActggaattaataattaataattagtaaaaatTAAGGGTGCAACGTGCACTTTGCGAGTTACAGGTTCTGCCTGAGTTTGAGCCTCTTTATTGCACTTCTATTACGCATCGTAAACTACCGTTTGAAAGGACTCGGCATTGTGAAGTTTCCATGGGAAGGAAGTGTTTGACTATCGGTGAAAAATTTTGGAAGTTTACTCGCAGTCAGAGGAAAATTACCGAAGTCAAGACCGAAATTCTAACAACGCACGTTGGAAAAGTTAcgttttattcgttcgttATTGTTATTCGTACAGTTGGATGACGAAAGCTTACAGTTTGTCTGTATAGATCAATTAATTCCAGTTTTAATCTATTAATTATGCAAAAGTGTTCATGAATATTCATGCTTATGCATATTTAATCTGCTTAGTTTCTTGCTTTTAAATTCCTTGCTCTAATTTCctaatttactaatttatatatttttttgattatCCAGTATTCTGCCCTTTGTAACGTGTCAGCTATTTGATTTCTGGATTCCCCCATTTTTTTCtccaaatttatttacattcattttataaactaTCAAATATATTCGAGCTACTAAGTTTTTAAAAGGACGAACTTCTtacttttccaattttctacAACCTCCTAATTTTTCGATTCCTCAATTTCCTATTTTAAACCTCTAATATCGCAATATTTCCACatctttattgaaataaaaaatttcttccaaTTCTCTCATTCCTTCACTCTCCGATCTAATTCCCCAACTTGCCAATTCGTATATTCGCAAACTTTCGAATTTACTGTAACGTTTTATCCTCACTTTGCAAACGtttgaattttccattttgtCCACAGCCAGGTATCGAGTCCTTTTAAAACCCATCGACAAACATCGACGCCAGCGTTTCCTGTTCGACGAACGACATGCGTCTCAGACAAAGATCATCTCGAAACGATCATCAACCTCTTATCCTCTTATCTCCACCTCCAGACGAGAAACGAGCGTAATCATCAGCATATAACATCAGACGCATTATCCATCTAGCGTTGGatagaacgatcgacgaaatCAGAACGCGTATAACGTGACCGCGTTTATTCCGACAATCTCTTGTTAACgcgcttctttttctctttagaATCGGTTGTCGTTGCAACGTCGTAATCCATTCGGAAACTCCTTTTATTCGCGATAGTCGACACAATGGTACGCTTCTCCTATGACACATCCCACTATTGCTTTCCTCTCGGTCTTCGGCTATCGATCGGTCACGACTGTGTCATCCACGACTCGTGACCTTCTGGATACGATTTCCGATACACTTGCGCCATGCTTTGGCAATGCACTTCGATGGATCTTTGACTATGAGTCATCCGATACTGACAGTTGTCGATAATTCGCtgtataaatatgttttatatgtatgttcCACTTCTACGTTCTACATGCGTGCTCCAGTTTGGCTAGCATACTTTGCTTATGCGAAATGAACACTGTTTAATACATACTAATAGTACTATTGACGGTTGAAGGGTAGTAAGTTTGTACCGAACAAATAGAACTGAaagatatgttatatatgctatataaaataaaattattttcagaaattcACGGtggtatattttcaaaatctcttttatttttctatctctttGTAAATGTTTGCTATTGTCTTCTAGAGCAAGAAAGGGAATATAAGCGCGTACACTTACAGAGAAGAGGGTCCAGTCGTTCTTTGAAGCTCTTGTTCCTCTTCATCCTCTCCACGTCGCTTTCGTCCGTCTCCAATGGCGTCTCCCACTCGGAAGAGTCATAAGTTTGGTCCTTCCTGGTGTCTCCAGCCTCCTCTCTCTCGTTCCTCTTCTCGACGTTGTCGTACGAGGAGTTCCTGTCGCTGTAAAGCGACTCCGACGTGTCTGGCGGTTTCAACAGCTCTGGGTACCTGTTGGACACACGTAAAGATcgctaataattattttaaacaatctACAGTCGCGTCATTGATTGTTTCCACgtatttttatagtatagtAACATTCGGTAATTTTTCTGCAGTTCTTTTCTCAAAAATTGGTCGGCTTCGTTagaaatgaatttcttttaagCAGATCCTGTTAAAAATTGCTAAAATCTTTCACGCACGATCATTCCCGCTCTTACTAAAATTTAAAGACGAAAAGACACGTATAAGTTTATCGCTAAAACTGTTAATTAATAGACTGCGAATGTCTCTGcgtttttggaaaatttaagaTTCCAAAAATCTACAGAGTCTGATGTTTAGTagacgaaacaaatttctatctagattccatttctttcattgtgttcataaaaatataaaatcgaataaacattcgcagtctagtaattaatattctttctttaacACTCGTAACGTCATTCGAATTGGCTAGACATTCAGTTGGTTTTATTGATCGACGCAAATTGCTGGAAAGTGGACTTTTATCTTCTTATAGCAGCAGTCCCTCagatataagaaaaatgttCCCCTCGTCCGAATTTAAACAGCTTTGTTTGATATAAACATCCATTATCGGCGCTATTGATGACTGTAAATAAGAAGAAACAGTGGCAAATTGTGAATGATGTCGATTGTAAACTTACCGTTGGAGGATGATACTCTGAACGGTCAAAGTGTTCCCAACAACGTCCCTGTCGCACTCCTCGTCCGGAAACTTTCTGGCCACGTTGTCGCCCTCGTAATCTGCATCACAGTCGTAGTCCGGATCGCAGTCGTCCCCTTCGTTGCCTGaacaaatattatcaaatgtCGTTATCGTTGCCCCTATCGACCTATCCTCTACATTCATCGtttacaaagaaagaaaatcgatttttGTAATGAATTTCACGCACAGCTTGCGCATCTACATGCGTACTATTTGCTTCACTAATCGAACAGAATACAATTCTTATATAACAGAAGAGAACGTGCTTATTTATCGGAAGCTTGTCTAAACATTCTCGAGTAGAGATTAGATTATGCGAATCGTTAGATTCATCGCGACATGATTTGCTGATGTTATGTAAAGATCGGACAAGAGATTCGATCGTATCTTTCGTTTCAAGTTGCTTGTTGGTTCGTATATTATGATGTATTATCGATGTGTTTCATGTAACGACACGATGTCGGTTTCGTTGATTCGAAAAGAAATCGTGTATCTGTGCACTACAACTTGAACAAGGTTTCTTTGCTCGTGTCTTTCGATACGATCTTTTTCCTCGTTCACCTCAAAATTACTTAAAAGATCAAAGAAGCGATAATTTAACGATAGATCTCCAGCTAGAGAAATCGTCACTTTTCACAAAAtcataaataacgaaatatataacgaataagAAATCGTATCACACCAATGAATTCCCAGCTGGAGTCCAcggcccaggaagtgtcgttGAACACCTTGGTCCTGATCTTTGGTGGTTGTACTGGCTTGGCACGTGGAATCTTCTTCGTCTCTTTAGTGCCCAGTCTCTTGGCCAAATTATCCACGGAAGACGAGATCAGAGGCGTCTTATCTTCCGTTTCTTCCGATTCCTCCCAGTCGATCGGATGCAGCTGATTCGAATTTGCACCTACTGGCGTTTGTAGCCACCCTGGTTCGCTGTGCCGATATTTATTAGTTGCCGGGTTGTTCCTAGGTCGTCTTCTTGGTATTATGGCCGCGTTCTGCGCGATAGCGTCCGCTGGCTCCGCGTAAAACGGACTACCCTGCTTCGACTCCGGTGTCAGGGGGCTGTTGCTCTCTGATTTGGCCAGCATTAAGCCTAGTTTGTTCCTGGGAGGTGTCACCGTGCTGGGACTGTTCAAGGAGTTCGCGCTACCTGCTTGGTAAACGATAATTTTGAATTAGTGGCAATGGATATGCGAAGGTCGTTGAACAATTtgcttattatttattgatatatcCAATTTCGAAACTGTAGATTTTTACGCGCTTTTACATTCTTAAATTCGATGAattcaaatagaaatttgtttcacctaccaattattataatgtacaaatattatataatactatgatatataaattcttccaaataaacCCGATTCTGCGTTAAATACTCACAGACTCGAGACAACAGATCAGGTCTCCTTCCCATTCCTGTTTCCTCCGGCGATCCATTGCTCTGCTCCACAGGCTTCGCCTCCTGAGCAGGCTTAAAGCTGCTAAACTCGGGACTGGTCATCTCCTTGTAACTCAATTTCTCATTTCCAATCGACTTATCGTTTCTCACGATCATCCTGTCGTTCCTCACTATCAACTGCTCGCTCGTTGGCAGTCGTTCGTTGAAATTTCTCTCGGAATTTGGATTTGCGACTCTGTCTGGGACCATCAGTCGATCGTTCGAGTTCCTCAGTCGGTCCTGAGGATTCGCTGGCCCATCATTCCTGGCCAGTTTGTCGTTGGGAGACCAGGTGGAATGGTTCGACTGATCGGTAGTATTCCAAATATCTTCGTAATCCGAAATCTTGTCTCCAGGCGAACTTCGATAGTACGACTCCAAAATGTCAGATTCCTGGTAGTGTTGCGAGTTCTTTCGAGCTTCTCGGTCTCGTCTTCGTTTCGATTTGCTCGTACTGGATGGCGTAGTTGGTGAAAGAACGTTGGGCGTCTTGGCGCCTGTGTTTGGGACTAGTTTTGACATTGGGGAGAGTATCGGCGTCGTCGGAGACAAGGGTGACTTCACGGAGAAATTTGAGGTCAGAGACTTGTTCGATGTGGCGCTCTGTGGGCTCAATAGAGAAGTGTTGGGGTCCGATGGGGTGTTctgaaagagaaagacaaaGAGTCAgtgatttaattttgttattgttCGATTGGAAATCAGTAGATTTTGAACAAAGTATAGAGAATTGACAGAGGAGCAGTATTTCTAGAATTTTGTGAATTGACAACGGATAAAGAATACAGAGTTAATAGAGAAATTGGTTGCACCGTaggcaaagaaaataaaacacatatttaacacttagccaacagAACGGGGAGATCTCCCCTCTGTGAAGcacatcgctgcgtgaccgaacCCGGGAGATCTCTCTGTTTGACTTTAACaacgcgttttctttttttttttgttgttgttattatcaGTTATTGTTTACCTGGAGTTGTCCCCAATTAATTGCGATactttttctgcttttatagagtacagtatataataaaatacaccaaTTCAGtggtgttaaaattaattaaaaagttacgcTATCAGTTATgactaaataaagttataatcgaacgataccacactgtaaaaatatattagaatgcATTATGAATGTTTAATTTCAACGTTCAagtcgtgttatttatctttattcatctttaatgtttttaattttacctatattttttatactcttaatatgtacttttaatttgatatttcgtataaatagtatgtgaaatcgttaaacaaaatcattaccgcaaaatataattgaccagttaaataatttttagacttcttttgtttttcaacTAGCGAATATTAGTCCACGTTGCTTGAAAAAATTcacggtggacagcgtatAGATTGGCTTGTTCAGTGCGGTGAGAAGCTaagttggctaagtgttaaacaTTCTATAACACAAAAGACGAGTAACAATTTCCTAATTTAATCAcagatattaaattatctcGTCTTCTAAGCCGCAATCTCATCGGATCCATCATCGTTGTCAACCCTAATACCAAACTTCCAATCTCTAATCTTCCAAACTATTCTCAAATAATTACCTGAGAGCTACCGATATCATTCGAGTGATTGACATTGAACGTCACGGTGGTTGTAACGCTGAAATTATTCTGATTCGGGCCAATCGCGGGTTTGGCCCATCTCGGAGGCGGCGGAGGTGGCGTTTTCACGTTCTGTCCCAGAGAATGATTCTCCGCTATGATGTTTCTTATCTCAGGTAGTACAGGGGACGTGGTGCATGACAGATTATTGAACGTCGACACGTTTTGATGGAAATTCATCATGGAAGTGCTGACAGAGGAGAATCTGGTCCTGGACAGTTCGACCATCGTCGATTTCGAAGTCTCTGCCATGGTTTTCGACTCGAAGCTGACTTTGGTGTCCTGGACAGGACTCAGCACGTTACTCTCCACGTTGTGAACCACGGGTGAAGGGCAACGAACGCTCTGCACCAGATTAGGGGAGATCAATTTCTGAGATAGTTTGTCGCCTGGTgagattttttctttcttcaggTCCAGAGGCTCGTTGAAGGTTGTCAAATTCAAGGTGTTTGGTGGCGTTGGACGAGGCTGTCGAGGCAACGACGACGCGAATGTGGTTGTCGTCAAGGCGCCTGTAGGCGACGAGCTTCCTGCATACGAAAATAAGGCGATGCGGGATTATTTTTGGTGCGTGgatagtttttatttttgttctctGGAGATTCTGGTCCCCGAAGGTTCATTGAGTAAGAGGCAGAAGGAAAGTTATGGCTGGATGAGGATCGTAGGTGGGTAGGTTTCTTGGTTTGGCGTTCAATTTGgtaaaattgtgaaatttgtCTTTATTGTTGTGTGTTAATATTGTCATTGTTTTCGTATATTAGTATGCTGATATAAACGAAAGGTTGTTACTAAAGCAAACTTCTAATTTGGTAATTCGATTGTATAATCAGTCACTCACGGGTATCATGCGACGAGATTGGCGCCAAATTCAACACGATACTCTCCGTCGTCGGCGTATGAatattgttattgttgttattcaaattattgttACCTGAAATAAACAATACCAAATACTCATTCCGGTGTAAGAAAAACACACTCGATAAAAGAAAGCTATTAATTCTTATTTCTCTTAGCAGAACGAAAAACtacatacaattataatttcttcccataagcaaattaaaagatCCAGTTAAGTTCAGACataaaaatgaagtaaaaaagAAGCCAATGAAACGTTTTACTCCGACTTACCACCCCGGAAACTGCTTAAGCTAGAcgtgttgctgctgctgctttCCGGTGGTTTCGGATTCGCCATCGGGTATCTCCAGAATTCCTGACCCAGAAGCGCCAGGGAGGAGAGTTGCTGCCTATTCTTGGCCTCGCGCATCGCCCTTGGCAGTGTCAATTGGACCGGCAATTCGTCACTGTTCCGACCAAGGGAAACAGATAAATCAGAGCGAATTAGCGGTCGAGAGGCTCGTCCGTAGCTAATCGAGACGGTAATATAAATGATTCGTTAATCGCACAACACGGTGGAGTCGAGGAAAAGATTCTGATATAACGGGAGGTACTTGGAAGTACGCATCAATTAACCCTAATAATTGCCAATccctttcgttcttttttattgcatGATTTAGTAGATTGAAGTTGATTTTGACTGAatgattttaattgaaatatatttttgaaataccaAATAAATAGGTATACTGGTATATTAGAAAAAGAtacatatgtgtgtgtgtgtgtagaTGTTCGTACGTATCGTTAAACAAATACAGATAaagataatatgtaataaaaatattcacgagACATTCACGTGGATTCTTACATTCTTGGAATGGACGATTGTCGGAGAAAGTTAACTTCGACAATTGCTACGTTTGAAAATCGACCAATCTGAATTTGCAAATCT
This genomic window from Bombus fervidus isolate BK054 chromosome 5, iyBomFerv1, whole genome shotgun sequence contains:
- the Spri gene encoding src homology 2 domain-containing protein sprint isoform X4, with protein sequence MLPPILNNINSDILTLYTNPGSGRSVATRATRGRYAEIGVKRSDVFLEPYLQQHGTVQVVSSPSTPPPNPLQHHQLTQLHHVQSEESLSSEGSATSGGSSSSTEDSGSEVACDITLIERLIRSHPIWFLPGIQRAGAFHLLQGKEEGNFVVRQSSQSDTMALSVRLPPGKGPYIEHYLIQANKGKLSLETSENRFDNIPSLIAHYSQCCDELPVQLTLPRAMREAKNRQQLSSLALLGQEFWRYPMANPKPPESSSSNTSSLSSFRGGNNNLNNNNNNIHTPTTESIVLNLAPISSHDTRSSSPTGALTTTTFASSLPRQPRPTPPNTLNLTTFNEPLDLKKEKISPGDKLSQKLISPNLVQSVRCPSPVVHNVESNVLSPVQDTKVSFESKTMAETSKSTMVELSRTRFSSVSTSMMNFHQNVSTFNNLSCTTSPVLPEIRNIIAENHSLGQNVKTPPPPPPRWAKPAIGPNQNNFSVTTTVTFNVNHSNDIGSSQNTPSDPNTSLLSPQSATSNKSLTSNFSVKSPLSPTTPILSPMSKLVPNTGAKTPNVLSPTTPSSTSKSKRRRDREARKNSQHYQESDILESYYRSSPGDKISDYEDIWNTTDQSNHSTWSPNDKLARNDGPANPQDRLRNSNDRLMVPDRVANPNSERNFNERLPTSEQLIVRNDRMIVRNDKSIGNEKLSYKEMTSPEFSSFKPAQEAKPVEQSNGSPEETGMGRRPDLLSRVSGSANSLNSPSTVTPPRNKLGLMLAKSESNSPLTPESKQGSPFYAEPADAIAQNAAIIPRRRPRNNPATNKYRHSEPGWLQTPVGANSNQLHPIDWEESEETEDKTPLISSSVDNLAKRLGTKETKKIPRAKPVQPPKIRTKVFNDTSWAVDSSWEFIGNEGDDCDPDYDCDADYEGDNVARKFPDEECDRDVVGNTLTVQSIILQRYPELLKPPDTSESLYSDRNSSYDNVEKRNEREEAGDTRKDQTYDSSEWETPLETDESDVERMKRNKSFKERLDPLLSPPRLQALRNRENGGTGSTIRSYALQLAADKTTTFSQNIDNFIQCTKEGKEASPHVVMRNMRQFMSGMKNYLVKHGEKEFEKEVEKERLKLKANEFLNLDAILEGVMMSLVVTPLREHVYRLFVDHYAATGSLQTLAENIQHAQGKHIQDLGVRPKIIPPSEPNLERILKCIDRLQKADSPLDKLENLLAAFSAIFNSVKHANSGKHLALGADDLLPLLVWVLVRGRVVDAEVEAEYMWGLLHPSLLTGEGGYYLTTLSSAVHVLKTFKSSQGTMSTLNGCGTPDCSSVLRILVPDELHGSLNTRTLPVRPNMNTREICRILAHKIRCTNPQDYGLFKLVQGEETLLGDHECPQELSHCLFAYKRIDAKIAWPKTSS
- the Spri gene encoding src homology 2 domain-containing protein sprint isoform X5, producing the protein MLPPILNNINSDILTLYTNPGSGRSVATRATRGRYAEIGVKRSDVFLEPYLQQHGTVQVVSSPSTPPPNPLQHHQLTQLHHVQSEESLSSEGSATSGGSSSSTEDSGSEVACDITLIERLIRSHPIWFLPGIQRAGAFHLLQGKEEGNFVVRQSSQSDTMALSVRLPPGKGPYIEHYLIQANKGKLSLETSENRFDNIPSLIAHYSQCCDELPVQLTLPRAMREAKNRQQLSSLALLGQEFWRYPMANPKPPESSSSNTSSLSSFRGGNNNLNNNNNNIHTPTTESIVLNLAPISSHDTRSSSPTGALTTTTFASSLPRQPRPTPPNTLNLTTFNEPLDLKKEKISPGDKLSQKLISPNLVQSVRCPSPVVHNVESNVLSPVQDTKVSFESKTMAETSKSTMVELSRTRFSSVSTSMMNFHQNVSTFNNLSCTTSPVLPEIRNIIAENHSLGQNVKTPPPPPPRWAKPAIGPNQNNFSVTTTVTFNVNHSNDIGSSQNTPSDPNTSLLSPQSATSNKSLTSNFSVKSPLSPTTPILSPMSKLVPNTGAKTPNVLSPTTPSSTSKSKRRRDREARKNSQHYQESDILESYYRSSPGDKISDYEDIWNTTDQSNHSTWSPNDKLARNDGPANPQDRLRNSNDRLMVPDRVANPNSERNFNERLPTSEQLIVRNDRMIVRNDKSIGNEKLSYKEMTSPEFSSFKPAQEAKPVEQSNGSPEETGMGRRPDLLSRVCSANSLNSPSTVTPPRNKLGLMLAKSESNSPLTPESKQGSPFYAEPADAIAQNAAIIPRRRPRNNPATNKYRHSEPGWLQTPVGANSNQLHPIDWEESEETEDKTPLISSSVDNLAKRLGTKETKKIPRAKPVQPPKIRTKVFNDTSWAVDSSWEFIGNEGDDCDPDYDCDADYEGDNVARKFPDEECDRDVVGNTLTVQSIILQRYPELLKPPDTSESLYSDRNSSYDNVEKRNEREEAGDTRKDQTYDSSEWETPLETDESDVERMKRNKSFKERLDPLLSPPRLQALRNRENGGTGSTIRSYALQLAADKTTTFSQNIDNFIQCTKEGKEASPHVVMRNMRQFMSGMKNYLVKHGEKEFEKEVEKERLKLKANEFLNLDAILEGVMMSLVVTPLREHVYRLFVDHYAATGSLQTLAENIQHAQGKHIQDLGVRPKIIPPSEPNLERILKCIDRLQKADSPLDKLENLLAAFSAIFNSVKHANSGKHLALGADDLLPLLVWVLVRGRVVDAEVEAEYMWGLLHPSLLTGEGGYYLTTLSSAVHVLKTFKSSQGTMSTLNGCGTPDCSSVLRILVPDELHGSLNTRTLPVRPNMNTREICRILAHKIRCTNPQDYGLFKLVQGEETLLGDHECPQELSHCLFAYKRIDAKIAWPKTSS
- the Spri gene encoding src homology 2 domain-containing protein sprint isoform X7, with amino-acid sequence MLITKYTTILLQSTNQHILRSDVFLEPYLQQHGTVQVVSSPSTPPPNPLQHHQLTQLHHVQSEESLSSEGSATSGGSSSSTEDSGSEVACDITLIERLIRSHPIWFLPGIQRAGAFHLLQGKEEGNFVVRQSSQSDTMALSVRLPPGKGPYIEHYLIQANKGKLSLETSENRFDNIPSLIAHYSQCCDELPVQLTLPRAMREAKNRQQLSSLALLGQEFWRYPMANPKPPESSSSNTSSLSSFRGGNNNLNNNNNNIHTPTTESIVLNLAPISSHDTRSSSPTGALTTTTFASSLPRQPRPTPPNTLNLTTFNEPLDLKKEKISPGDKLSQKLISPNLVQSVRCPSPVVHNVESNVLSPVQDTKVSFESKTMAETSKSTMVELSRTRFSSVSTSMMNFHQNVSTFNNLSCTTSPVLPEIRNIIAENHSLGQNVKTPPPPPPRWAKPAIGPNQNNFSVTTTVTFNVNHSNDIGSSQNTPSDPNTSLLSPQSATSNKSLTSNFSVKSPLSPTTPILSPMSKLVPNTGAKTPNVLSPTTPSSTSKSKRRRDREARKNSQHYQESDILESYYRSSPGDKISDYEDIWNTTDQSNHSTWSPNDKLARNDGPANPQDRLRNSNDRLMVPDRVANPNSERNFNERLPTSEQLIVRNDRMIVRNDKSIGNEKLSYKEMTSPEFSSFKPAQEAKPVEQSNGSPEETGMGRRPDLLSRVSGSANSLNSPSTVTPPRNKLGLMLAKSESNSPLTPESKQGSPFYAEPADAIAQNAAIIPRRRPRNNPATNKYRHSEPGWLQTPVGANSNQLHPIDWEESEETEDKTPLISSSVDNLAKRLGTKETKKIPRAKPVQPPKIRTKVFNDTSWAVDSSWEFIGNEGDDCDPDYDCDADYEGDNVARKFPDEECDRDVVGNTLTVQSIILQRYPELLKPPDTSESLYSDRNSSYDNVEKRNEREEAGDTRKDQTYDSSEWETPLETDESDVERMKRNKSFKERLDPLLSPPRLQALRNRENGGTGSTIRSYALQLAADKTTTFSQNIDNFIQCTKEGKEASPHVVMRNMRQFMSGMKNYLVKHGEKEFEKEVEKERLKLKANEFLNLDAILEGVMMSLVVTPLREHVYRLFVDHYAATGSLQTLAENIQHAQGKHIQDLGVRPKIIPPSEPNLERILKCIDRLQKADSPLDKLENLLAAFSAIFNSVKHANSGKHLALGADDLLPLLVWVLVRGRVVDAEVEAEYMWGLLHPSLLTGEGGYYLTTLSSAVHVLKTFKSSQGTMSTLNGCGTPDCSSVLRILVPDELHGSLNTRTLPVRPNMNTREICRILAHKIRCTNPQDYGLFKLVQGEETLLGDHECPQELSHCLFAYKRIDAKIAWPKTSS